One Agelaius phoeniceus isolate bAgePho1 chromosome 8, bAgePho1.hap1, whole genome shotgun sequence genomic region harbors:
- the LOC129124065 gene encoding uricase-like produces the protein MSTVYVLLTLFHDSITQASTAFLYYCHVFSLQIKDLEVLNCEYGKNTIKFLRLHKEGKKQFVKEVEVCAHLRLTSPQEYLEGNNSLVIPTDTIKNIVLVLAKKNGISSLEQFAIDICNHFMTTFCQVAYVKAYVQEVPWQRLHEDGVPHIHSFICVPDGIRFCEAEQCRNGPLIVFAGIKDLKLMKTTQSGFEGFYKNEHTTLPERHDRILCGEFFCKWSYGECKDFDFNCIWKKIRECILEAFAGPPDCGEYSPSYQKTVNCIQMLVLSRVPQVQVIEVVLNNTFYNVVDMKNLGLTNDKEVLVPVETPYGSCACTLGRKTFFEAQSQMLRDERRCQFGLAAAQGN, from the exons ATGAGCACTGTTTATGTTTTGCTGACATTGTTTCATGACAGCATAACTCAGGCTTCCACTGCATTTCTTTACTACTGCCATGTGTTTTCTTTACAGATCAAGGACCTTGAAGTCCTCAACTGTGAATATGGCAAGAATACAATTAAGTTCCTTCGCCTTcacaaagaaggaaagaagcagTTTGTTAAAGAAGTGGAAGTGTGTGCGCATCTCCGGCTGACTTCTCCTCAGGAGTACCTGGAAGGAAACAATTCTCTTGTGATACCTACTGACACCATAAAGAATATTGTCCTTGTGCTGGCCAAAAAAAAtggg ATCTCAAGTTTAGAACAATTTGCTATAGATATCTGCAATCACTTCATGACAACATTTTGCCAAGTGGCGTACGTCAAAGCCTACGTTCAAGAAGTACCATGGCAACGTCTGCATGAG GATGGCGTTCCCCACATCCACTCATTCATATGTGTTCCTGATGGGATCCGCTTTTGTGAAGCTGAGCAGTGCCGGAATG GTCCTCTGATTGTCTTTGCTGGAATTAAGGACCTGAAACTTATGAAGACAACACAGTCTGGATTTGAAGGCTTCTATAAGAATGAACACACCACACTTCCTGAAAGACATGACAGGATTCTATGTGGAGAGTTCTTCTGCAAATGGTCATACGGCGAATGCAAGGATTTTGACTTTAACTGCATATG GAAAAAAATCCGTGAATGTATCCTTGAAGCCTTTGCTGGACCACCTGACTGTGGGGAATATTCACCCTCTTACCAGAAAACTGTCAACTGTATCCAGATGCTTGTCCTTTCCAGAGTGCCACAG GTACAGGTCATAGAAGTCGTCTTGAACAACACCTTTTATAATGTTGTAGATATGAAGAACCTAGGCTTGACCAATGACAAAGAA GTTTTGGTTCCAGTGGAAACTCCTTATGGCTCCTGCGCTTGCACACTTGGCCGGAAGACGTTTTTTGAAGCACAAAGCCAAATGCTGAGAGATGAGAGGAGATGTCAGTTTGGActggcagctgcccagggaaactAA